A stretch of Cryptosporangium aurantiacum DNA encodes these proteins:
- a CDS encoding peptidoglycan DD-metalloendopeptidase family protein: MLALTLGLMALATSPSASAPASSSSADGRALRTDAPVPPPYRAWVLRAGSICPEIGSAQIAAQLDLESAWRPDAYADSGEVPARGIAQFTDATWAAWGADADQDGVASALDPPDAIVAQGRLMCDLVAWARRGIADGRLRGAPMDVAWAAYFCGRACITRAGGVPVKGLAHDYPGQIRARLPRYAAHGPSDGWTLPLRRFRLTSGFGSRWESMHAGQDFAAPVGTPILAAAAGTVVEARCTSRYCDRPGGLSVAGCGWTVTIAHGDGITTRYCHAVGLAVREGQPVAVGQPVGWVGSTGNSTGAHLHFEVRRNGKPIDPLPYLRARRLRP; this comes from the coding sequence GTGCTCGCGCTGACCCTGGGCTTGATGGCGCTCGCCACGTCGCCGTCGGCGTCGGCGCCTGCGAGCAGTTCCTCGGCGGACGGGCGCGCGTTGCGAACCGATGCGCCCGTGCCGCCGCCATACCGCGCGTGGGTCCTACGGGCCGGCTCGATCTGTCCAGAGATCGGGTCGGCGCAAATCGCTGCGCAACTGGACCTCGAGTCCGCGTGGAGGCCGGACGCCTACGCCGACAGCGGCGAGGTGCCCGCGCGCGGGATCGCCCAATTCACTGATGCCACCTGGGCAGCCTGGGGTGCGGACGCCGACCAGGACGGCGTGGCGTCCGCGCTCGACCCGCCGGACGCGATCGTCGCTCAGGGCAGGTTGATGTGCGACCTCGTCGCCTGGGCGCGACGTGGCATCGCCGATGGGCGGCTACGCGGCGCGCCGATGGATGTCGCGTGGGCGGCGTACTTCTGCGGGCGCGCGTGCATCACCCGGGCTGGTGGAGTTCCGGTGAAGGGGCTGGCGCACGACTATCCGGGACAGATCCGAGCCCGCCTGCCTCGGTACGCGGCGCACGGTCCTAGCGACGGCTGGACGTTGCCACTCCGGCGTTTTCGGTTGACGAGTGGTTTCGGCTCGCGGTGGGAATCGATGCATGCCGGGCAGGACTTTGCCGCGCCAGTTGGAACGCCAATCCTTGCGGCTGCGGCAGGGACAGTGGTCGAAGCCAGGTGCACGAGCCGATACTGCGATCGCCCAGGTGGCCTGAGCGTGGCCGGGTGTGGGTGGACGGTCACCATCGCGCACGGCGACGGCATCACGACGAGGTACTGCCACGCGGTCGGGCTCGCTGTTCGCGAGGGACAGCCGGTGGCGGTCGGCCAACCGGTCGGGTGGGTTGGGTCGACCGGCAACTCGACCGGGGCTCACCTGCACTTCGAGGTGCGCCGCAACGGCAAGCCCATCGATCCTTTGCCGTACCTCCGCGCCAGGCGTCTTCGCCCATGA
- a CDS encoding SCO6880 family protein codes for MEEHTDEVRTYGGWRRRRGMGLWGLGPSQTLAVLTLILAILGAGSISTTAMVATACVALIVIGVAVTRRGGVPLASALTQRWRWSWGQARGWTSFRAGVTAHHRHAWSLPGVLASTELVTVDDADGTLGLVRHQRTGTLTATLKVAATSTWLVDRDQADTWVAHWGAWLAGLGYVPTLRWIAVTVTTAPASAARLRNSLAAQLAPNAPTAAHRILRRLASVVPATTADVRTNVSITFDPARSPTRSRRLDDAVDEVRHRLPGLEDSLAACGVTVLGRATGADLTATVLTAFDPTLRDDIDRIIAADGRLPDETLLDWSSAGPVAADEEYGLYRHDAAISVSWAWHEAPRQQVHAEVLARLLAPGQHHKRVTLLYRPLPAADAAKAVEREVNAAVFRDTLRVAQRRDENARDHADRGQAVRAAREEAAGAGMGLISLFVTTTVLHPDDVSHAVADIETRADVARIRLRRLWGSQSVGFATTLPCGICPPQLVTWPV; via the coding sequence GTGGAAGAACACACCGACGAGGTCCGAACGTACGGCGGCTGGCGCCGGCGCCGGGGAATGGGTCTTTGGGGCTTGGGACCGAGCCAGACCCTCGCGGTACTCACCCTGATACTCGCGATTCTCGGGGCCGGCTCGATATCGACGACCGCCATGGTCGCGACAGCGTGCGTCGCCTTGATCGTGATCGGTGTCGCGGTCACCCGGCGGGGTGGAGTTCCGTTGGCGTCCGCGCTAACGCAACGGTGGCGGTGGAGCTGGGGCCAGGCACGCGGATGGACATCGTTCCGGGCGGGTGTGACAGCGCATCATCGCCACGCCTGGTCGCTGCCCGGAGTCCTCGCGTCGACCGAACTCGTCACCGTGGACGACGCCGACGGCACGCTCGGCTTGGTCCGGCATCAGCGCACCGGCACGTTGACCGCGACGCTGAAAGTAGCGGCCACCTCCACGTGGCTGGTCGATCGCGACCAAGCAGACACTTGGGTCGCACACTGGGGAGCCTGGCTGGCCGGCCTGGGCTACGTCCCGACCCTCCGCTGGATCGCGGTCACCGTGACCACCGCCCCCGCTTCCGCGGCACGGCTACGGAACTCGCTGGCTGCCCAGCTCGCACCGAACGCGCCGACGGCCGCCCACCGCATCCTTCGACGCCTCGCGAGCGTCGTCCCAGCAACGACCGCCGACGTCCGGACAAACGTGTCGATCACGTTCGATCCGGCTCGCTCACCGACCAGGTCGCGCCGGCTCGACGACGCCGTCGACGAAGTACGCCACCGTCTGCCCGGGCTCGAAGACTCGCTTGCCGCCTGCGGCGTCACGGTGCTGGGCCGTGCGACTGGCGCAGACCTCACCGCGACGGTGTTGACCGCCTTCGACCCGACGCTGCGCGACGACATCGACCGAATCATCGCCGCCGACGGCAGATTGCCGGACGAGACCCTCCTCGACTGGAGCTCGGCGGGTCCCGTTGCCGCTGACGAGGAGTACGGCCTCTACCGGCACGACGCGGCGATCAGCGTCTCCTGGGCCTGGCATGAAGCACCGCGCCAACAAGTGCACGCCGAGGTGCTGGCTCGGCTACTGGCACCGGGACAACACCACAAACGGGTGACGTTGCTCTACCGGCCGCTTCCCGCGGCCGACGCTGCCAAGGCGGTCGAGCGGGAGGTCAACGCTGCGGTTTTCCGGGACACCCTGCGGGTCGCTCAGCGCCGTGACGAGAACGCCCGTGACCACGCCGATCGAGGTCAGGCGGTCCGCGCGGCCCGAGAGGAGGCCGCTGGCGCGGGGATGGGCCTGATCAGCCTGTTCGTCACCACGACGGTCCTGCACCCCGACGACGTCAGCCACGCGGTCGCCGACATCGAGACGCGGGCGGACGTCGCGAGGATCCGGCTGCGCCGCTTGTGGGGCAGCCAATCCGTCGGTTTCGCGACCACGTTGCCCTGCGGCATCTGCCCGCCGCAGCTGGTCACCTGGCCGGTCTGA
- a CDS encoding type IV secretory system conjugative DNA transfer family protein translates to MTFAPRPVVPRGTGALVPLTPFLLVGAIWGATAVCWLAWAAGWIVATVTGRAHGPAFGGPFAGAVVNGEWSLAYPGIPLAAVAGVFGALLISVTAPVVICIAWWSGRLGRADDALPSLARLHDVVGLTPAAVTARARQLRPMLSRLPPEDIAPDATGLALGSLRRSRLLLGPADGPVLRASWEDGVLALMGPRSGKTTSLAVPMLLGAPGAALATSNRADLWATTHAARTDHGRVWVFDPQGITRGEQRWWWDPLTALTTVEDAARLAAHFVQPIRGSRTSDFWLAAAEDLLTSLFLAAARGGSLHDVQMWLADPSDEEPASLLLRQGWAQAGRALRGRQQGAIETRDGIWETARTAARCLQDPAIMAWVTPQKSSPLAQFHPAEFPFSTDTLYLLSKDGAGSCAPMVAGLTDQVLRWGVRAAEDYGGRLDPPLVAVLDEAANICPIADLPQLYSHYGGRGLSLITILQNYAQGSGVWGDRGMATLWAAGTIKLIGAGIDDPRFATDVSTLVGEHDVATLSLSRDPHGTMSRQLSTRRQRVLGPEHVRRLTRGTALLLAVGCRPALVRLLPWYEGPRAADLTAATAASVRAIAGFRAHGIRSAEPVALWPENTVDRAEPAAVVPALLRRFRRSGNPQA, encoded by the coding sequence ATGACGTTCGCTCCCCGTCCCGTCGTACCCCGTGGAACTGGCGCATTGGTGCCCCTCACGCCATTTCTGCTGGTCGGCGCGATATGGGGTGCCACCGCTGTGTGCTGGCTGGCGTGGGCTGCAGGCTGGATAGTCGCCACGGTGACGGGTCGCGCACATGGCCCGGCTTTCGGCGGTCCATTCGCAGGGGCGGTAGTGAACGGCGAGTGGAGCCTCGCCTACCCGGGGATTCCTCTCGCGGCGGTGGCCGGGGTCTTCGGTGCCTTGCTGATCTCGGTGACGGCCCCGGTCGTCATCTGCATCGCCTGGTGGAGCGGGCGACTCGGCCGAGCCGACGACGCCCTGCCCTCACTCGCGCGCCTCCACGACGTGGTGGGGCTTACGCCAGCGGCCGTTACCGCACGGGCGCGCCAACTGCGGCCCATGCTCTCCCGGCTCCCGCCGGAAGACATCGCTCCTGATGCAACCGGCCTGGCGCTCGGCAGCCTCCGGCGGTCACGGCTGCTCCTCGGGCCCGCGGACGGACCGGTCCTGCGAGCGTCCTGGGAGGACGGCGTCCTCGCGCTCATGGGCCCTCGTTCGGGGAAGACGACGTCGTTGGCCGTGCCGATGTTGCTCGGGGCTCCGGGCGCCGCACTCGCTACCTCCAACCGCGCCGATCTGTGGGCCACCACCCACGCTGCACGCACCGATCACGGCCGAGTCTGGGTTTTCGATCCGCAGGGCATCACACGCGGTGAACAGCGATGGTGGTGGGATCCACTCACCGCGCTCACCACGGTGGAAGATGCGGCGCGGCTGGCCGCGCATTTCGTACAACCGATCCGCGGCAGCCGAACCAGCGACTTTTGGCTCGCCGCGGCGGAAGATCTGCTGACCTCCTTATTCCTCGCTGCGGCTCGCGGTGGGTCGCTGCACGACGTCCAAATGTGGCTCGCCGACCCGAGCGACGAGGAGCCGGCGTCCTTGCTCCTACGCCAGGGATGGGCGCAGGCCGGACGCGCGCTCCGCGGTCGCCAGCAGGGCGCGATCGAGACCCGGGACGGCATCTGGGAGACGGCGCGCACCGCCGCACGATGCCTGCAAGATCCCGCGATCATGGCCTGGGTGACGCCTCAGAAATCGTCACCGCTTGCCCAGTTCCACCCGGCGGAGTTTCCGTTCAGCACCGACACGCTGTACCTGCTCAGCAAGGACGGCGCCGGATCCTGCGCGCCGATGGTCGCCGGACTGACCGACCAGGTGCTGCGCTGGGGAGTCCGGGCGGCCGAGGACTACGGCGGCCGGCTCGACCCGCCGCTCGTCGCGGTCCTCGACGAGGCCGCGAACATCTGCCCGATCGCGGACCTCCCGCAGCTCTACTCCCACTACGGAGGCCGCGGGCTGAGCTTGATCACGATCTTGCAGAACTATGCCCAGGGCAGCGGCGTCTGGGGCGATCGCGGTATGGCCACGCTGTGGGCTGCGGGCACGATCAAGTTGATCGGCGCCGGCATCGACGATCCGCGCTTCGCCACGGATGTCTCGACGCTCGTCGGCGAGCACGACGTCGCGACGTTGTCGCTGTCGCGGGATCCGCACGGCACGATGTCACGGCAATTGTCTACCCGGCGGCAGCGCGTACTCGGCCCCGAACATGTCCGCCGCCTTACCCGAGGAACGGCATTGTTGCTCGCGGTCGGATGTCGGCCTGCGCTCGTCCGACTCCTCCCCTGGTATGAAGGCCCGCGCGCAGCGGACCTGACCGCCGCCACCGCTGCGTCAGTCCGCGCCATTGCCGGCTTCCGGGCACATGGCATCCGCTCCGCGGAGCCCGTCGCGCTCTGGCCGGAGAACACAGTCGACAGGGCCGAGCCAGCCGCCGTTGTGCCGGCGTTGCTCCGCCGATTTCGGCGATCAGGAAACCCACAGGCGTAA
- a CDS encoding toprim domain-containing protein has product MPTTTNGDDGARLIAAHEAAAAFYADCLQRLRAQQARDYLASRGISADAMRSERWRIGYAPNNWTALTTHLRGQGFRDNELIDAGLARRARTGGVIDVFRARVMFPVRSLSGGTVGFLGRNVGSQLPDSTPKWLNTGATRIYDKSALLFGLAEQGRVRSHPDAVVLVEGPADVIAMAQLSADAIGQWVAVAPCGTALTAAQVAALGTAVGKDTPLIMAFDGDDAGRRAAARAYGLLRSWTGPVDAIRLPSGEDPASLISACGPPRASELLAAARRPLLEQLLDERLDQFRLDEIEGRTMALYAAAALLRNVVDTVPRERERLSRPIIDIAGRLGFDPVLVVETVFPPDRRAPPTDPVGNAAANKSANPHDQPEPPDHASGCSEAGCDCSIWNWHARHAQRPDAVRADGVLYRIGHRGWETPDVARGHHGDHFTIRFVNGRTVATVDLHSIGAVPEPWRFWLSDNARLTRTAASRARLHHGQSPGAAGFPDPTLVAHDYAHRSPATGPSVSRVEHDAVTGHTAWVMATATSDSPTARRAARLVAKVGVHAALLVGAERALELARQALTAGRLDGSDAALTIVTDFDEFPPVSGEGRFTISSCGDNRVYGTIRGQPTALITPPTDAGGQLYLASPRDSLDAIAARFLGDPYRSGELVPESVGGQRIFRLPAGARDHGVRPGARGMPPLPRRGGVRPAAGLRTSPGQSTQLTDAPDLLLVLNRELAVWPEAQKLLERGAGSAGSLAHELIVSVGGPPAANYLNATNTASWPQETAAFVIRPSKPHAPTAEARIARLAEPMLGTPPTRPQRSRDPRGAVPQHRPHRR; this is encoded by the coding sequence ATGCCGACGACCACAAACGGGGATGACGGAGCTCGACTGATCGCCGCCCACGAGGCTGCGGCAGCGTTCTACGCAGACTGCCTGCAGAGACTCCGCGCGCAGCAGGCACGCGACTACCTGGCGTCGCGGGGCATTTCAGCTGACGCCATGCGCTCCGAGCGATGGCGCATCGGGTACGCCCCCAACAACTGGACCGCGCTGACAACACACCTGCGAGGCCAGGGCTTCCGCGACAACGAACTCATCGATGCCGGCCTTGCCCGGCGAGCGCGCACCGGCGGAGTCATCGATGTCTTCCGCGCCCGCGTGATGTTCCCCGTCCGCAGCCTCAGTGGGGGCACGGTCGGGTTTCTCGGGCGCAACGTCGGATCGCAACTCCCCGACTCGACGCCGAAGTGGCTGAACACCGGAGCGACACGGATATACGACAAGAGCGCGTTGCTGTTCGGCTTGGCCGAACAGGGCAGGGTGCGATCACACCCCGACGCCGTAGTGCTGGTGGAAGGACCGGCTGATGTAATCGCGATGGCCCAGCTATCCGCCGACGCGATCGGCCAATGGGTTGCCGTCGCTCCGTGCGGCACCGCGTTGACCGCTGCCCAGGTCGCCGCGTTGGGCACCGCTGTCGGGAAAGACACCCCACTAATCATGGCGTTCGACGGTGACGATGCCGGACGACGCGCGGCGGCACGAGCTTACGGCCTGCTGCGAAGCTGGACCGGACCGGTCGACGCGATTCGTCTCCCGTCCGGCGAGGACCCTGCATCGTTGATCTCCGCTTGCGGCCCACCCCGTGCCAGCGAGTTACTCGCCGCGGCGCGCAGGCCGCTCCTCGAGCAGCTGCTTGACGAACGACTCGATCAGTTCCGCTTGGACGAGATCGAGGGACGAACCATGGCGCTGTACGCGGCGGCAGCGCTCCTCCGGAACGTCGTCGATACGGTGCCGCGCGAGCGGGAGCGCCTCTCTCGGCCCATCATCGACATCGCGGGGCGCCTCGGCTTCGATCCGGTGCTGGTCGTCGAGACGGTCTTCCCACCGGACAGACGCGCACCCCCGACCGACCCAGTAGGTAACGCCGCCGCTAACAAGTCCGCTAACCCTCACGACCAGCCGGAGCCACCAGACCACGCGTCGGGTTGCTCAGAAGCCGGCTGCGACTGCAGCATCTGGAACTGGCACGCCCGCCATGCGCAGCGGCCGGACGCCGTCCGGGCCGACGGGGTGCTTTATCGGATCGGCCACCGGGGATGGGAGACCCCAGACGTCGCCCGCGGCCACCATGGCGACCACTTCACGATCCGATTCGTCAACGGCAGAACCGTCGCCACCGTGGACCTGCACTCGATCGGCGCTGTACCCGAGCCATGGCGGTTCTGGTTATCCGACAATGCGCGGCTCACCCGGACGGCGGCCAGCCGGGCACGGCTCCACCACGGGCAGAGCCCCGGAGCAGCGGGCTTCCCCGACCCCACGCTGGTCGCGCACGACTACGCGCACCGGTCCCCCGCGACAGGTCCCTCGGTCAGCCGGGTGGAGCACGACGCAGTTACCGGCCACACCGCGTGGGTGATGGCTACCGCGACCAGCGACAGCCCGACGGCGCGGCGAGCCGCCAGGCTCGTTGCCAAGGTTGGTGTCCACGCCGCTCTCCTGGTCGGCGCCGAGCGCGCACTCGAACTCGCACGGCAGGCGCTGACCGCCGGTCGACTCGATGGCAGCGACGCGGCGCTCACCATCGTCACCGATTTCGACGAGTTCCCACCCGTGTCCGGAGAAGGGCGCTTCACTATCTCCTCCTGCGGCGACAACCGGGTGTACGGAACAATCCGCGGTCAGCCAACCGCGCTCATCACCCCGCCGACCGATGCGGGAGGTCAGCTTTACCTCGCCTCCCCCCGCGACAGCCTTGACGCGATCGCCGCGCGGTTCCTCGGCGATCCTTACCGAAGCGGGGAGCTCGTACCCGAGAGCGTGGGTGGGCAACGCATCTTCCGCCTGCCCGCCGGCGCCCGCGATCACGGCGTCCGTCCAGGAGCTCGTGGCATGCCGCCGTTGCCGCGTCGCGGTGGCGTGCGACCAGCCGCAGGCCTCCGCACCAGTCCGGGGCAGTCCACCCAGCTGACCGACGCTCCCGACCTCCTCCTCGTTCTGAATCGCGAGTTGGCAGTCTGGCCGGAGGCCCAAAAGCTCCTCGAGCGGGGCGCCGGAAGCGCCGGCTCGCTCGCACACGAGCTCATTGTGTCCGTCGGCGGTCCGCCAGCGGCGAACTACTTGAACGCGACGAACACCGCCAGCTGGCCGCAAGAGACAGCAGCCTTTGTCATCCGGCCAAGCAAGCCGCACGCGCCCACCGCAGAAGCACGCATCGCCCGCCTGGCCGAGCCCATGCTCGGCACCCCGCCCACCAGACCGCAAAGGTCCCGCGATCCCCGCGGGGCGGTGCCCCAGCACCGGCCACATCGCCGTTAA
- a CDS encoding tannase/feruloyl esterase family alpha/beta hydrolase, with protein sequence MGTSRTLFVAGAAAGCLLMASGAVAQASTPQARPSAGRVSCDVAALQRLVSSSATIVTARRLVTPATHTPYCRVDGTVATSGPTGPNTVNFQVSLPDTFTNRYLFIGVGSAAGVVPDPDEQQLKEGWAQAGTDARGPGSLADFTFAVNRTKALDWSSRGVHLTTGVTQAITRAYYGQPRKLYRYLSGCSGGGRMGRVEAAQFPTDYDGILAGAPGANNLNILKFGQIVDHLLRKPESWVSPAQLQQLETAVVKTYDAADGATDGLVRDPSVIDTGNFGELGIFNPAQLTTIRLITSDLTVGQRIYKGYSASNPTGWAAFLTGTTPPATWASAPPAAFILFDTNTRAMFGLNYDFRTQMNFDNPADLQRWVSTFVEVFPGQEPTPDDFDAFQARGGKMVIWHGVSDNGISLADNLRQYQQLAQHEGGYAAAQKSTRFFTVPGLLHCAGGPGPQDTPTEGLAALANWVEHGQAPGNIVVHSAANQPAASFRLCPVPSKPVFKGGNPLDATAWGCRG encoded by the coding sequence ATGGGAACTTCGAGAACACTGTTCGTCGCCGGCGCCGCGGCCGGATGCCTACTGATGGCGAGCGGAGCCGTCGCCCAGGCCAGCACCCCCCAGGCCCGACCCTCCGCTGGGCGCGTCAGCTGCGACGTCGCCGCTCTGCAACGGCTGGTGTCCAGCAGCGCCACGATCGTGACCGCCCGGAGACTGGTCACCCCCGCCACGCACACCCCCTACTGCCGGGTCGACGGGACGGTGGCGACGTCGGGGCCGACCGGGCCCAACACCGTCAACTTCCAGGTGTCGTTACCGGACACCTTCACCAATCGGTACCTGTTCATCGGCGTCGGCAGCGCCGCCGGCGTCGTCCCCGACCCCGACGAGCAGCAGTTGAAGGAGGGTTGGGCGCAGGCCGGCACCGACGCTCGGGGGCCTGGTTCGCTGGCTGACTTCACGTTCGCGGTCAACCGCACGAAGGCGCTGGACTGGTCCAGCCGCGGCGTCCACCTCACCACCGGGGTGACGCAGGCCATCACGCGGGCCTACTACGGCCAGCCCAGGAAGCTCTACCGCTACCTCAGCGGCTGCTCCGGCGGCGGCCGGATGGGGCGGGTCGAGGCGGCCCAGTTCCCGACCGATTACGACGGGATCCTGGCCGGCGCACCGGGCGCGAACAACCTCAACATCCTCAAGTTCGGTCAGATCGTCGACCACCTGCTGCGCAAGCCCGAGTCCTGGGTATCGCCCGCCCAGCTCCAACAACTGGAGACCGCGGTGGTCAAGACCTACGACGCGGCTGACGGCGCGACCGACGGGCTCGTCCGCGACCCGAGCGTCATCGACACCGGCAACTTCGGAGAGTTAGGAATCTTCAATCCGGCTCAGCTCACCACAATTCGGCTGATTACCAGCGATCTGACGGTGGGTCAACGAATCTACAAGGGTTATTCGGCGTCGAATCCGACCGGCTGGGCCGCGTTCCTCACCGGCACCACCCCGCCGGCCACCTGGGCGTCCGCTCCGCCGGCAGCGTTCATTCTGTTCGACACGAACACCCGTGCCATGTTCGGCCTGAACTACGACTTCCGCACCCAGATGAACTTCGACAACCCAGCCGACCTTCAGCGGTGGGTCTCCACGTTCGTCGAGGTCTTCCCCGGCCAGGAACCCACTCCGGACGACTTCGACGCGTTCCAGGCGCGCGGCGGCAAGATGGTGATCTGGCACGGAGTCAGCGACAACGGCATCTCGCTGGCCGACAACCTCCGGCAGTACCAGCAGCTCGCCCAGCACGAGGGTGGCTACGCAGCGGCACAGAAGTCAACCCGCTTCTTCACCGTCCCGGGGCTCCTGCACTGCGCCGGCGGGCCTGGCCCGCAGGACACGCCGACCGAGGGCCTCGCCGCGCTGGCGAACTGGGTGGAGCACGGCCAGGCTCCGGGGAACATCGTCGTCCATTCCGCCGCCAACCAGCCGGCGGCGAGCTTCCGTCTCTGTCCCGTCCCGAGCAAGCCGGTCTTCAAGGGTGGGAACCCCCTCGACGCGACCGCCTGGGGGTGCCGCGGCTGA
- a CDS encoding TetR/AcrR family transcriptional regulator, whose protein sequence is MQAEKDPSVDRIAPGGDDEAKQLSDGWVRRRQRIAAKIESTAWRLFAERTYSQVTVEEIAAASGCSIRTVTRHFPAKEDLLLDFQRRKNRVILQAFAELAPTDDPVPAIWATWPRLADREGESLAAYAMWGRAAETAPEVMHRAHGERRSGIQAALTALLARSLGTDPDNDVQVHVMAAMLESANSALVDYWLSRGGVDDLGSLYETVGRLPRLERLPDGG, encoded by the coding sequence GTGCAAGCGGAAAAGGACCCATCGGTCGACCGGATCGCCCCCGGCGGCGACGACGAAGCGAAACAACTCAGCGACGGTTGGGTACGGCGGCGTCAGCGCATCGCGGCGAAGATCGAGTCGACCGCGTGGCGGCTGTTCGCCGAACGTACGTACTCTCAGGTGACCGTGGAGGAGATCGCCGCCGCCTCCGGATGCTCAATCCGCACCGTCACCAGGCACTTTCCCGCGAAGGAGGATCTGCTCCTCGACTTCCAGCGCCGGAAGAACCGGGTCATCCTCCAGGCATTCGCCGAACTCGCCCCCACCGACGACCCGGTGCCCGCGATCTGGGCGACCTGGCCCCGGCTGGCCGATCGGGAAGGCGAGAGCCTCGCCGCGTACGCCATGTGGGGCAGAGCGGCCGAGACGGCCCCCGAGGTCATGCACCGCGCACATGGCGAACGGCGCAGCGGCATACAGGCAGCGCTGACCGCGCTGCTGGCGCGTTCCCTTGGGACCGATCCGGACAACGACGTGCAGGTGCACGTCATGGCGGCGATGCTGGAGTCCGCGAACTCGGCATTGGTCGACTACTGGCTGAGCCGGGGCGGAGTTGACGACCTAGGCTCGCTGTACGAGACGGTCGGCAGGCTACCGCGCCTGGAACGGCTCCCGGACGGGGGCTAA
- a CDS encoding amidase — MTEELTWLDAWSIRELIVRGEISATTVVDHFLGRIEEFNPTLRAFAHLDPTSARKQARLADEAQRQGDTLGPLHGIPIAVKENLSVAGVAFSFPRRGMSGVSAYDAIAVERLRAAGAVIVGTNTMMGTSAARPSEAQPEAPMVGMFNWAAEARNPWDTARVPGWSSAGGAAATAAGLLPVTIGSDGGGSTRLPAAFSGVVGVHPTQGLIPHVDYTRAALRLTATNGPLTRSVRDAALVTQVLAGPDGRDYICIQQQPADYLAALEDGIDGMRLAWTDDYGFAAEHATEESPRVIALAREVAFGLHRAGAVVEETSMVWESARRGGGPGVGEPAVYEIDVSANTHPLPATDPELYRAALEWRARNWEGFQSLFADYDLLLSVTSQHIAPTWEEWQDSWTTAKHAAVPGGYAEIYTAHTVLFNLLGFPAVTVPCGFVDGMPVGLQIVGPPSSEDRIFRLASAVQQAYPRSERPSLS, encoded by the coding sequence ATGACCGAAGAACTGACTTGGTTGGACGCCTGGTCGATCCGAGAACTGATCGTGCGCGGTGAGATCTCCGCGACCACCGTCGTGGACCACTTCCTCGGCAGGATCGAGGAGTTCAACCCGACGCTGCGCGCTTTCGCGCATTTGGACCCCACCAGCGCTCGTAAGCAGGCGCGCCTCGCCGACGAGGCGCAGCGGCAGGGCGACACACTCGGACCTCTGCACGGCATCCCGATCGCCGTGAAGGAGAACCTGAGCGTCGCCGGCGTTGCGTTCAGCTTCCCTCGGCGCGGAATGTCCGGGGTGTCCGCCTACGACGCCATCGCCGTCGAGCGCCTGCGTGCGGCCGGTGCCGTCATCGTCGGGACCAACACCATGATGGGGACCAGCGCGGCCCGGCCGTCCGAGGCGCAGCCAGAGGCGCCCATGGTCGGCATGTTCAACTGGGCGGCGGAGGCACGTAACCCGTGGGACACCGCGCGTGTGCCCGGCTGGTCGAGTGCGGGCGGAGCCGCCGCGACGGCGGCCGGGCTGCTGCCCGTCACGATCGGCAGCGACGGCGGTGGCTCGACCCGCCTGCCGGCCGCGTTCTCCGGCGTCGTCGGCGTTCATCCGACCCAGGGCCTGATCCCGCACGTCGACTACACGCGGGCGGCGCTGCGGCTCACCGCGACGAACGGGCCGCTGACCCGCAGTGTGCGCGATGCCGCTTTGGTCACCCAGGTGCTGGCCGGGCCGGACGGGCGCGACTACATCTGTATCCAGCAGCAGCCTGCGGACTACCTCGCTGCCCTCGAGGACGGCATCGACGGCATGCGGCTGGCGTGGACCGACGACTACGGATTCGCGGCCGAACACGCGACCGAGGAGAGCCCGCGAGTCATCGCTCTGGCCCGGGAGGTGGCGTTCGGGCTGCACCGTGCCGGTGCTGTCGTCGAGGAGACCAGCATGGTCTGGGAGTCCGCCCGGCGCGGCGGCGGACCCGGCGTCGGCGAGCCGGCCGTCTACGAGATCGACGTCAGTGCGAACACCCACCCGCTGCCGGCCACTGATCCTGAGCTCTACCGCGCGGCGTTGGAATGGCGTGCGCGCAACTGGGAGGGCTTCCAGTCGCTGTTCGCCGACTATGACCTGCTGCTCTCGGTGACCAGCCAGCACATCGCCCCGACGTGGGAGGAATGGCAGGACAGCTGGACCACCGCGAAGCACGCCGCGGTCCCCGGTGGCTACGCGGAGATCTACACCGCACACACCGTGCTGTTCAACCTGCTCGGCTTCCCGGCGGTGACCGTGCCGTGCGGTTTCGTCGACGGCATGCCCGTCGGCCTGCAGATCGTCGGCCCGCCCAGCTCCGAGGACCGGATCTTCCGGCTCGCCTCGGCCGTCCAGCAGGCATACCCCCGCAGCGAACGTCCGTCGCTGAGCTGA